In a single window of the Bos taurus isolate L1 Dominette 01449 registration number 42190680 breed Hereford chromosome 23, ARS-UCD2.0, whole genome shotgun sequence genome:
- the PSMB9 gene encoding proteasome subunit beta type-9 isoform X1, with protein MAVEFDGGVVVGSDSRVSAGEAVVNRVFDKLSPLHQHIYCALSGSAADAQAIADMAAYQLELHGMELEEPPLVLAAANVVRNITYKYREDLSAHLMVAGWDQREGGQVYGTMSGMLIRQPFAIGGSGSTYIYGYVDAAYKPGMSPEECRRFTTNAIALAMKRDGSSGGVIYLATITGAGVDHRVILGDELPRFYDE; from the exons CGTTGTGGTGGGATCGGATTCCCGGGTGTCTGCAGG GGAGGCGGTGGTGAACCGAGTGTTTGACAAGCTCTCCCCGCTGCACCAGCACATCTACTGCGCTCTCTCCGGCTCAGCTGCTGACGCTCAGGCCATAGCGGACATGGCCGCCTACCAGCTGGAGCTCCATGG GATGGAACTGGAGGAACCCCCGCTCGTTCTGGCTGCTGCCAATGTGGTGAGAAACATCACCTATAAATATCGAGAGGACTTGTCTGCACATCTCATGGTAGCTGGCTGGGACCAACGCGAAGGGGGCCAG GTGTACGGGACCATGAGCGGGATGCTGATTCGACAGCCCTTCGCCATCGGTGGCTCTGGCAGCACCTACATCTATGGTTACGTGGATGCAGCGTATAAACCAGGCATGTCCCCGGAGGAGTGCAGACGCTTCACCACAAATG CGATTGCCCTGGCCATGAAGCGGGACGGCTCCAGCGGGGGCGTCATCTACCTGGCCACCATCACGGGCGCTGGGGTGGACCATCGCGTCATCCTGGGCGATGAGCTGCCAAGATTCTATGACGAGTGA